In Nocardioides cavernae, a single genomic region encodes these proteins:
- a CDS encoding SDR family NAD(P)-dependent oxidoreductase, with protein sequence MLVTGAASGLGAALVAAFRSRGDEVLATDRVDVSSVEGGIDLVLDITSDDDWATAVDTVRERWGGLDVLVNNAGVAGGGRVDRCTLEEWQWITDINLFGLVRGTKAFVPMLKEQRAGHLVNVASLAGLVHPGGMGSYNAVKAAVVAFTETCGHELASYGIRASVVCPSYFRTNLMDSMQGSDEAVGRVVSGLVERSQVTADDIAAAVLAGMDAGEDVIVPDEAARQAYFLKWADRPAYDAVMRDQAAKLDAGAEA encoded by the coding sequence GTGCTGGTCACCGGCGCCGCGTCCGGCCTGGGCGCCGCGCTGGTCGCAGCGTTCCGCTCGCGCGGCGACGAGGTGCTCGCCACCGACCGCGTCGACGTGTCGTCCGTCGAGGGTGGCATCGACCTCGTCCTCGACATCACCTCCGACGACGACTGGGCGACGGCGGTCGACACCGTCCGCGAGCGCTGGGGCGGTCTCGACGTGCTCGTCAACAACGCCGGCGTCGCCGGCGGCGGCCGCGTCGACCGCTGCACGCTCGAGGAGTGGCAGTGGATCACCGACATCAACCTGTTCGGGCTGGTCCGCGGCACGAAGGCGTTCGTCCCGATGCTCAAGGAGCAGCGCGCCGGTCACCTGGTCAACGTCGCCTCGCTCGCCGGTCTCGTCCACCCGGGCGGGATGGGCTCCTACAACGCCGTGAAGGCCGCGGTCGTGGCGTTCACCGAGACCTGCGGCCACGAGCTGGCGTCGTACGGCATCCGGGCGAGCGTGGTCTGCCCCTCCTACTTCCGCACCAACCTGATGGACTCGATGCAGGGCAGCGACGAGGCGGTGGGCCGCGTGGTCAGCGGGCTCGTCGAGCGCTCGCAGGTCACGGCCGACGACATCGCCGCGGCCGTGCTGGCCGGCATGGACGCCGGTGAGGACGTCATCGTCCCCGACGAGGCGGCGCGCCAGGCCTACTTCCTCAAGTGGGCCGACCGACCGGCGTACGACGCCGTGATGCGCGACCAGGCGGCGAAGCTCGACGCGGGGGCCGAGGCGTGA
- a CDS encoding phosphotransferase family protein, protein MTAVPGARAVREEDAFDVARVAAWLRSHASTPDGLDGEPEVRQFTGGASNLTYLLRYPSGRDLIVRRAPAGTKARGAHDMHREYVIQSALAPVFDHVASMVAFCDDAEVIGGDFYAMDRIPGVIPRSEWPADVPLSAEQARELCLHAVDVLAELHGIDPAAAGLADLGKGHGYVRRQVDGWSTRYRNARTEDVPALESVMAWLDAHQPDDVATCVIHNDFKLDNLVVAEDDVTRVVGVLDWEMATLGDPLMDLAGSMAYWVQADDTEEFQMMRRVPTHLPGMLTRDEFVAAYAERTGRSVTPEQWRFYEVFGLFRMAVIAQQIYYRYFHSQTTNEMYALFGPAVQIIGRRLDGLAT, encoded by the coding sequence GTGACCGCCGTCCCGGGCGCGCGCGCGGTGCGCGAGGAGGACGCGTTCGACGTCGCACGGGTTGCGGCGTGGCTCCGCTCCCACGCCTCCACCCCCGACGGGCTCGACGGCGAGCCCGAGGTCCGGCAGTTCACCGGTGGCGCCTCCAACCTCACCTACCTGCTGCGCTACCCCTCCGGTCGCGACCTCATCGTGCGGCGCGCGCCGGCCGGCACGAAGGCGCGGGGTGCGCACGACATGCACCGCGAGTACGTCATCCAGTCGGCGCTCGCGCCCGTCTTCGACCACGTCGCGTCAATGGTCGCCTTCTGCGACGACGCCGAGGTCATCGGCGGCGACTTCTACGCCATGGACCGCATCCCCGGCGTGATCCCCCGCAGCGAGTGGCCCGCCGACGTGCCGCTGTCGGCCGAGCAGGCGCGCGAGCTGTGCCTGCATGCAGTCGACGTGCTGGCCGAGCTGCACGGCATCGATCCGGCGGCCGCCGGGCTCGCCGACCTCGGCAAGGGGCACGGCTACGTCCGGCGCCAGGTCGACGGCTGGTCGACCCGCTACCGCAACGCCCGGACCGAGGACGTTCCCGCCCTCGAGTCGGTGATGGCATGGCTCGACGCGCACCAGCCCGACGACGTGGCCACCTGCGTGATCCACAACGACTTCAAGCTCGACAACCTCGTCGTCGCCGAGGACGACGTGACCCGGGTCGTGGGGGTGCTCGACTGGGAGATGGCGACCCTCGGCGACCCGCTGATGGACCTCGCCGGCTCGATGGCCTACTGGGTGCAGGCCGACGACACCGAGGAGTTCCAGATGATGCGGCGGGTGCCGACGCACCTGCCCGGCATGCTGACCCGCGACGAGTTCGTGGCGGCGTACGCCGAGCGCACCGGCCGGTCGGTCACGCCCGAGCAGTGGCGGTTCTACGAGGTGTTCGGGCTGTTCCGGATGGCCGTGATCGCCCAGCAGATCTACTACCGGTACTTCCACAGCCAGACGACCAACGAGATGTACGCCCTCTTCGGGCCGGCCGTGCAGATCATCGGCCGTCGGCTCGACGGGCTTGCCACGTGA
- a CDS encoding histidine phosphatase family protein, whose translation MSRILLARHGQASFGAADYDDLSPTGQEQSRVLGAALAARGVVPDLLVAGEMRRHAQTAAGVLAGAGWARDVEVDAGWNEFDHLQVLAVHDQPTTAEGESEKAAFQRWFEEATQRWTSGEHDESYDESFAAFTTRVGAALSRLADALPRSGTAVVLTSGGPVAWAAASLLADTDCARTDLWLRLNPVSINTGTSTIVRGSRGTTLVTFNAADHLSPDLITYR comes from the coding sequence GTGAGTCGCATCCTGCTGGCGCGGCACGGACAGGCCTCGTTCGGCGCCGCCGACTACGACGACCTCTCCCCCACCGGCCAGGAGCAGTCGCGGGTGCTGGGCGCAGCGCTGGCGGCTCGCGGAGTCGTGCCCGACCTGCTGGTCGCCGGCGAGATGCGACGGCACGCCCAGACCGCAGCCGGAGTCCTCGCCGGCGCCGGCTGGGCGAGGGACGTCGAGGTCGACGCCGGCTGGAACGAGTTCGACCACCTGCAGGTGCTCGCCGTCCACGACCAGCCCACGACGGCGGAGGGCGAGTCGGAGAAGGCCGCCTTCCAGCGGTGGTTCGAGGAGGCGACGCAGCGCTGGACGTCAGGCGAGCACGACGAGTCGTACGACGAGTCCTTCGCCGCCTTCACCACCCGCGTCGGCGCTGCGCTCTCGCGGCTCGCGGACGCGCTGCCCCGCAGCGGCACGGCCGTGGTGCTCACCAGCGGCGGGCCCGTGGCCTGGGCCGCCGCGTCGCTGCTCGCCGACACCGACTGCGCCCGCACCGACCTGTGGCTCCGGCTCAACCCGGTGTCGATCAACACCGGCACCTCGACGATCGTGCGCGGCTCCCGGGGCACCACGCTGGTCACTTTCAACGCGGCCGACCACCTCTCCCCCGACCTGATCACCTACCGCTAG
- a CDS encoding SDR family oxidoreductase: MSTTLITGASSGLGAEMARQLAARGHDLALCARRTDRLSELAAEITTAHPDRRVVVKALDVTDNDAVFRVFDEFRDELGGLDRVVVNAGLGKGQPLGTGRFDANKQTAETNFIGALAQTEAAAAIFRAQGSGHLVMVSSFSALRGMPRNITTYAATKAAVAHLAEGFRADVHGTPIKVTVLYPGYIVSEMSGTSARTPLMASTEKGVRAMVEAIEKQKKSAVVPAWPWVPLGFVVKRVPVGLLRRMA, from the coding sequence ATGTCGACGACCCTCATCACCGGCGCCAGCAGCGGGCTCGGGGCCGAGATGGCCCGCCAGCTCGCCGCGCGGGGCCACGACCTCGCCCTCTGCGCGCGTCGCACGGACCGCCTCTCCGAGCTCGCCGCCGAGATCACCACCGCCCACCCTGACCGCCGCGTCGTCGTCAAGGCGCTCGACGTCACCGACAACGACGCCGTCTTCCGGGTGTTCGACGAGTTCCGCGACGAGCTCGGTGGCCTCGACCGCGTCGTCGTCAACGCCGGGCTCGGCAAGGGTCAGCCGCTCGGCACCGGGCGCTTCGACGCCAACAAGCAGACCGCCGAGACCAACTTCATCGGGGCGCTCGCCCAGACCGAGGCGGCCGCCGCGATCTTCCGCGCGCAGGGCTCGGGGCACCTGGTGATGGTCTCGTCGTTCTCCGCGCTCCGCGGCATGCCGAGGAACATCACGACGTACGCCGCGACCAAGGCCGCGGTCGCCCACCTCGCCGAGGGATTCCGCGCCGACGTCCACGGCACGCCGATCAAGGTGACCGTGCTCTACCCCGGCTACATCGTCTCGGAGATGTCCGGGACGTCTGCGAGGACGCCCCTCATGGCGTCGACCGAGAAGGGCGTGCGCGCCATGGTCGAGGCCATCGAGAAGCAGAAGAAGTCGGCCGTGGTCCCCGCCTGGCCCTGGGTGCCCCTCGGGTTCGTGGTCAAGCGGGTGCCGGTCGGGCTGCTGCGCCGGATGGCCTAG
- a CDS encoding sulfatase family protein: MADNVLWIITDDQMRSTLRSMDRTWRRLVRKGVHFPRGYSAMPLCGPARASILTSRYPHNHGCSSNMTHQPFVAQGHDRDTVATRIQAAGYDTGYFGKYMNGLAQQPSYVAPGWDRWVALLDGMIDDPRVNVDGSIRKVASQRAFDRFAAKRLRRFIRRHQDTGPWFAVFAPTAPHGPYTPSQEHADDFDGVSWAPPASNEADMSDKPTWLQDLPPQDRERMRKIYEGKLEELQDVDDQIASVLDVLKRSGQLRRTWIFFVSDNGYLLGEHRLLHKSQPYEEAAGIPFAVRGPGVEPRTVDALVSQVDLMPTTLDVAGLDPDAGRDLDGRSMLEPLRSGDWSGWRRRLLVENTNLDWSMLREGSTAYIEHHDSAEWELYDLDRDPHQLTSLRDADVVELARTTGQLFGSQGRALRALEQ; this comes from the coding sequence ATGGCCGACAACGTGTTGTGGATCATCACGGACGACCAGATGCGCTCGACGCTGAGGTCGATGGACCGGACGTGGCGACGGCTCGTCCGCAAGGGCGTGCACTTCCCCCGGGGCTACAGCGCGATGCCGCTGTGCGGTCCGGCGCGCGCCTCGATCCTCACCAGTCGATACCCCCACAACCACGGGTGCAGCAGCAACATGACCCACCAGCCGTTCGTGGCCCAGGGACACGACCGGGACACCGTGGCGACGCGGATCCAGGCAGCCGGCTACGACACCGGCTACTTCGGCAAGTACATGAACGGGCTCGCCCAGCAACCGTCGTACGTCGCCCCCGGCTGGGACCGTTGGGTCGCGCTGCTCGACGGCATGATCGACGACCCGCGGGTCAACGTCGACGGCAGCATCCGGAAGGTCGCCTCCCAGCGAGCGTTCGACCGGTTCGCCGCGAAGCGGTTACGGCGCTTCATCCGCCGCCACCAGGACACCGGGCCGTGGTTCGCGGTGTTCGCGCCGACGGCCCCGCACGGCCCGTACACACCGAGCCAGGAGCACGCCGACGACTTCGACGGGGTGTCCTGGGCCCCACCGGCGTCCAACGAGGCCGACATGAGCGACAAGCCGACGTGGTTGCAGGACCTCCCCCCGCAGGACCGTGAACGCATGCGGAAGATCTACGAGGGCAAGCTCGAGGAGCTGCAGGACGTCGACGACCAGATCGCGAGCGTGCTGGACGTCCTGAAGCGCAGCGGCCAGCTGCGGCGGACCTGGATCTTCTTCGTCTCCGACAACGGCTACCTGCTCGGCGAGCACCGGCTGCTCCACAAGTCGCAGCCCTACGAGGAGGCGGCGGGCATCCCGTTCGCCGTCCGCGGTCCAGGCGTGGAGCCGCGCACCGTGGACGCACTGGTCTCACAGGTCGACCTGATGCCCACCACCCTCGACGTGGCCGGCCTCGACCCCGACGCGGGCCGCGACCTCGACGGCCGCTCGATGCTCGAGCCGCTCAGGTCCGGCGACTGGTCCGGCTGGCGACGACGGTTGCTGGTCGAGAACACGAACCTCGACTGGTCGATGCTCCGCGAGGGCTCGACCGCCTACATCGAGCACCACGACTCCGCGGAGTGGGAGCTCTACGACCTGGACCGCGACCCCCACCAGCTCACGAGCCTGCGCGACGCCGACGTCGTCGAGCTGGCGCGGACGACGGGGCAGCTCTTCGGCTCGCAGGGCCGAGCCCTGCGGGCGCTCGAGCAGTAG
- a CDS encoding SHOCT domain-containing protein, with protein sequence MVVLVPRQIRMTGMTGSVPYYGGRFTPAQAYAAAHPPRPPVPPPAVQPPARPTRDPVEALQHLLDTGVLTQEEFDELRQRVER encoded by the coding sequence GTGGTCGTACTCGTGCCGCGACAGATCCGGATGACCGGGATGACAGGAAGCGTGCCCTACTACGGGGGCCGCTTCACCCCGGCGCAGGCGTACGCCGCGGCGCACCCGCCGCGTCCGCCGGTCCCGCCTCCAGCCGTGCAGCCGCCGGCCCGGCCCACCCGGGACCCGGTCGAGGCGTTGCAGCACCTGCTCGACACCGGTGTGCTGACGCAGGAGGAGTTCGACGAGCTGCGGCAGCGGGTCGAGCGGTGA
- a CDS encoding DUF6325 family protein, producing the protein MTGPVQVLVIGFEAPSFSGEVLAELAGLRERGVVRLVDVLLVERGDDGTFEVLDPPAGSDPDLGRIAAEVLGGGGESDGDISLDEAWSLADAVPPGGVAAVALLEHLWAEPLVAAIGRAGGRPLGELWLPAGEVPDSTVG; encoded by the coding sequence GTGACCGGGCCGGTCCAGGTCCTGGTGATCGGGTTCGAGGCGCCGTCGTTCTCGGGCGAGGTGCTGGCCGAGCTCGCCGGGCTCCGCGAGCGCGGTGTCGTGCGGTTGGTCGACGTCCTGCTTGTCGAGCGTGGCGACGACGGGACCTTCGAGGTCCTCGACCCGCCCGCTGGCAGCGATCCGGACCTGGGGCGGATCGCGGCAGAGGTCCTCGGCGGAGGTGGGGAGTCCGATGGGGACATCTCGCTCGACGAGGCCTGGTCGTTGGCAGACGCGGTCCCCCCGGGTGGTGTTGCCGCCGTGGCACTCCTCGAGCACCTCTGGGCCGAACCTCTTGTCGCGGCGATCGGGCGAGCCGGCGGCCGTCCGCTCGGCGAGCTGTGGCTCCCGGCAGGTGAGGTGCCCGACTCGACGGTCGGCTGA